A segment of the Bdellovibrio bacteriovorus genome:
GCATTTTGTTCAACCAGAAGGACGGTCATGCCCTCTTCCTGATTCAGCTTTTTTACGATTTCAAAAATCTGCGCCACAATCAGCGGAGCCAGCCCCAAAGACGGCTCATCCAAAAGCAGCAAACGGGGTTTTGCCATCAGTGCGCGGCTGATAGCCAGCATCTGCTGCTCACCACCGGAAAGAGTTCCGGCCATCTGGGAAATACGCTCTTTCATTCGTGGGAACAGAGTCAGGCACATTTCCAGGTCTTGTTTGATTTTAGCTTTGTCTGAACGGGAATAAGCTCCCATCTCCAGGTTTTCACGCACACTCATTTGCGGGAAGACACCACGGCCTTCCGGAGATTGAGCAATGCCCAGGCCCACGCGCTTGAAGGTGGAAACTTTATTCAAGTCCTCACCGCGAAACCGGATATTGCCCTGGCTGGAAACAATACCTGAAATCGCACGCAGGGTGGTGGTTTTGCCTGCACCGTTGGCGCCGATCAGGGACACCACTTCACCTTCATTGACGGTGAAGTTGATGCCTTTTAAAGCGTGAATAGAACCGTAATAGACATCCAGATTTTCAACGGTCAACAGGGGATTCATTCAGCCTCCTCAACGCCCAGATAGGCTTCGATCACTCGTTGGGAGCTTTGCACTTTTTGCGGGGCCCCTTCTTCAATCTTCACACCATGATCCAGAACAATGATGTTTTCACAAATACCCATCACCAGTTTCATGTCGTGCTCAATCAAAAGCACGGTCAGTTTGAAATCCTCGCGAATTTTCGCAATGGTTTCCATCAGATGGTGGGTTTCGGAATGGTTCATGCCGGCAGCGGGCTCATCCAAAAGAATGATCTTTGGATCCGTCGCCAGAGCGCGCACGATTTCAAGCTTGCGCTGTTCACCGTACGGCAGGGATGTGGCTGGTTTGTGGGCTTTGTCGTGCAGTTTGAAAATCTTTAGCAGATCGATGGCCTTTTCCTGCAGACGTTGTTCGTCCACACGGAAAGAATCGGTCTGAAACAGGGTATCGAACAAACCATAGCGAACATGCTGGTGCCCCGCAATCAGAACGTTATCCAGAACCGTGAGGTTTTTAAACAGGCGGATGTTCTGGAATGTGCGCGTGACTCCGCGGTGGGAAATTTCATACGGGGCCAGGCCCTTCAGGCTTTGACCTTCCATGGTGACTTCGCCGGAAGTGGGCTGATAAACCCCGGTCAGCATATTAAACACCGTGGTTTTGCCAGCACCGTTGGGGCCGATCAGTCCCGCCAACTGGCCTTTTTTGATTTGGAATTCCAAAGAGTCAACGGCCTTCAATCCGCCAAACTGCATGGTGATCTTGCGGGCCTCAAGCAGAACGTCGGACATATTTTCTCCAAACATCGCTGAATTCCATGTCCCCGAACAAACCCTTTGGTCGAAGGATCATCATAAGAATCAAAGCCAGGGAATAAATCACCATGCGCAGATCCACACCGGTCAGCTCCTGCAGCGGGCGCAGGGCTTCTGGCAAAACCGTGATGATGATCGCTGCCACGATGGACCCGGTCATGGAGCCCATGCCACCCAGAACAACCATGATCACCGCATTCACACTTTGCAGGAAGGTGAAAGAGGACGGATTGATGAAATTAGTAAAGTGTGCAAACAATGCCCCCGCCACACCGGCAAAGAAGCTGGAAAGCACAAAGGCTTTCACTTTCATGCGGGTGGTGTTGATACCCATGGCTTCGGCAGCGATTTCGTCCTCACGAACGCTCAGGAATCCGCGACCGTGACTGGAATGCATGACTCTCCAGATAGTGAAGAAGCAAATCACCAGCCAAACGGAAGCAAACATAAAGGCAAATGGAAACGAGCCGACACTGGGAATTCCTGAAAGACCGCGCGGTCCCCCCAGGAAGTCCATGTTCAACAGCGCCACGCGAATGATCTCGCCAAAACCCAGGGTCACGATGGCCAGGTAGTCACCCTTTAAACGCAAAGAAGGCAGACCCACCAAGAAGCCCGCAGCCGCGGCGGCAAGGCCTGCGCCGATCACAAAAACAAAAGACTGAACAAGTTGCAGGGACTCAGGCAAAAAGCCCCATTTGGTGGAGGCGTAAGCCGAGAAATACGCGCCAATCGCCATAAAGCCCGCGTGTCCCAAAGAAAACTGGCCGGTGTAACCGTTTACCAGATTCAAGCTCATGGAAAGCAGACAGTTGACGGTCGCAAAAAGCAGAATCAGTTTGATATAGGCATTGACGCCAAAATCCAATCCGATTCCCAGAACAGCAAGGCATATCAGGGCCAGTGCCGGGTTTTTTAAGGCTTTCATCAGACCTTCTCCACAGAGTATTTACCCAGCAGACCTGCCGGCTTAAAGATCAAAATCACAATCAGAATTCCGAAAGCCAAAGCATCACGATAGGTGCTGGACAGATAAGCCACGACCATTTCTTCGGAAAGACCCATGATCATCGCGCCCAGAACCGCACCGCCGACGTTGCCGATGCCACCCAGAACTGCGGCGACAAAAGCCTTCATTCCGATCATCATGCCCATCAAGGGATCAATTTTAGGATACTTCATGCCGACCAGCACGCTGCCGATACCAGCCAAAGAAGAGCCGACGATAAATGTGAAAGCGATGATGCGGTCCGGGTTCACTCCCATCAGGCTGGCCACCATCGGGTTGGCGCTCACGGCCCGCATCGCGCGGCCGATTTTGGTTTTGAACAGCAGGAACTGAAGTCCCAGCATGGCGACAATCCCCACGCCCAGAACGGTCACATCAAAAGAGCGGATTTCAACGATACCGATAGAGAGGATCACAAAGTCTTTCATGACTTCAGGAAAAACTTTGGGATCGGCTCCAAAAACCACCTGACCGGAATATTGCAAAAACAAACTGACACCGATGGCGGTGATCAGGACATTCAGTTTTGGAGAATTTCTTAAAGGACGATAAGCCAGACGTTCAATCACCAGCCCCAGAAGGCTGCAGCAGATCATCGTGATTACAATCAAAGTCAGAAGAGTGCTGAAACCGGGGTTGTTTTCAATTCCCAGCCAGCGGGCGAAATAGTAGGCGGCAAAGGCGCCCACCATATAGACATCCGAGTGGGCGAAGTTGATCATTTTCAGGATTCCGTACACCATCGTGTAGCCCAGGGCGATCAATGCATAGATGGATCCAAGGCTCACTCCGTTGATCAAATGCTGTACGAAATCCTGCATGCACGTCCTTATGGGTTGATGGTCGTCACAAACTTGCGGTTGTTGCCGTCCACCTGGATGACCACCGCGCTTTTCACAGCGTCACGGTTTTCATTCAGGCTGATTTTCCCGGTCACACCAGGGAAATCTTTTGTCTTGGATAGTTCATCACGAATGGCTTTGCCTGACAAGTCTGGCGCGCGTTCAATCGCTGCCACCAGGATTTTCGCAGCATCGTAACCCAAGGCTGCCAAAGCATCCGGAGTTTCATTGTACTTGGCTTTGAACTTTTTGATGAACTCAGTCACCGCAGGATCCGTGGATTCAGTGGTGTAGTGGTTGGAATAGTAGTTACCGTTGATGGCTTCTTTGCCGATCTCGTACAATTTGTCAGAATCCCATCCGTCGCCACCCATCAAAGGCACTTTCACGCCCAATTGGCGGGCTTGCTGGGCAATCAGACCCACTTCAGTGTAATAACCCGGAACATAGATCGCTTCCGGATTTTTAGAGCGGATTTGAGTCAGCTGGGCTTTGAAGTCAATGTCACCGGCCTGATAGCTCAGGTCCGCAACGATCTCGCCGCCGCCTTTTTTGAATTCCGCAGCGAACACGTCCGCCAGACCCACGCTGTAGTCGTTTTTCACGTCACGCAGGATTGCGGCTTTTTTGATCTTCAGGTTTTCTTTCGCGAACTTTGCCATCACCATGCCCTGGAATGGGTCGATGAAGCAGACGCGGAAGACATAATCACCGGCTTTGGTTACATCCGGATTCGTGGAAGCCGGAGAGACAAAAGGAACTTTGTTGGACTGGGCAATCGGAGCCGCCGCTTTGGATCTGCCGCTGGCAACGCCACCGATGATCGCTACGACATTGTTTTGAGTGATCAAGCGGGTCACGGCAGAAGCCGCTTCTTCGTTTTTACCCTGATCGTCCAAAGTCACCAGGCTGATTTTTTTGCCTTTGACTCCGCCTGCGGCGTTGATTTCATCCAATGCCAGGCGCACACCTTTGTTGGAGCTTAGGCCAAACGTGGCATCGCTTCCAGTCAGGGAATCGTATTCACCGATAACAATTTCATTTTCTTTTTTGGTGCAGCCGCTGACTAGTGGCAGAACCAAAATCAGAGCCAAGAGGAGTTTTTTCATGTGGACCTCGCTGTGGGTTGCTTAAATGGAATACTCCATAGAATTCAAGCTCCTACAGTCGAGGTCAAGGTAAAAACGTGAGGACGGGTCTAAGTTGCCAGAACACTCGCCAGCGAGATCAGATCCAACTGGTTTTTCTTTTCGTTCTTGTACACGAGCTCCAAAGGCACCTGAATAAGTCGTTCACCTTCAGTGCCGATCATGACGTCGCAATAACCTTTGAACAAAGCGTCCACAGCGGCAGCGCCCATGCGGCTGGCAAGAATACGGTCGGCCGCGGTTGGAGATCCGCCACGTTGTTGGTGTCCAAGAATACAGACTTTTGCGTCCATGCCGGATTTTTTGCGGATGGCATCAGCAAGATCATACGCGCGCCCTGGTTTCTGTCCTTCAGCGGTGATGATGATGCTGCTGGTTTTACCACGGGATTTGGCTTCGTTGATGCGGTCGATGGCTTTTTCAACTGTGGTGTTGGCATCCGGAGTGAAGATTTCTTCCGCACCACCCGCAAGACCGACGTGAGAGGCGATGAAGCCTGAGTTTCTGCCCATCACTTCCACGATAAACAAGCGGTCGTGAGACGCAGCGGTGTCACGAATGCGGTCAATTGCTTCAAGGGCGGTGTTCACAGCCGTATCAAAGCCGATGGTTTTATCACTGCCAAAGATGTCATTGTCGATAGTGCCAGGAACGCCGACCACCGGGATCTGATGCTCTTCCCAAAGGGCGTGAGCACCGCGGAAGGAACCATCACCACCGATGCAGACCAAGGCATCAAGTCCCAAATTTTTGATATTCTGAGCGGCGCGCGCGCGGCCTTCAGGGCGCATGAATTCTGTGGAGCGGCCGGTTTTCAGCATAGTGCCGCCGCGTTGGATGATGTTGGCCATGTCACGAAGTTGCAATGGCTCGATCTTGTTGTCGATCATGCCGACATAGCCGTTGTGAATTCCGTACACTTCAAGTTTTTGCGAGATCCCCACACGCACAACTGCGCGGATTGCCGCATTCATACCCGGGGCATCGCCACCGCTTGTGTACACACCGATTTTCTGAATTTTCTTATCAAACTGAGCCATGGGATAAAGGCTACCCCGGGATTATCATAGAGACAAAATAAAAAAGGCGTCCTTGCGGGACGCCTTTTCAGAAATCGAAATCAGGGGTTAATTACTTAACCATAGATTTGAATTCAGCACCTGCGCGGAACTTCGGAGCCCATGCAGCAGGGATTTTGATCGCTTTGCCAGTTTGTGGGTTGCGACCAGTGCGAGCTTTACGTTTAGCTTTAGTGAAAGTACCGAAGCCAACCAATTTAACATCGTCACCTTTTTTAACGGATTTTTTGATGTTTTCTACAGCGCAATCAAGGATTGCTTCTGCTTGAGCTTTGGAAACTTTTGTTTCAGTAGCGATTTTTTCGATAAGTTGAGCTTTGTTCATTTGAACTCCTCTTGTTGGACACGTTTGTGTATCCGATGTTGATTATAAAATCGTGATGATAACTCTTCGTCATCCAATGACAGCCCCATGAAAATCCATAATCAGAATTTCGTCAACTGCAAAATGTGAAAAGGTCTCTGAGTGTGGTTTTGCGGCTGATACTAATGTTTGTCTTCGCCTGGATAATCATCATCATCCAT
Coding sequences within it:
- a CDS encoding branched-chain amino acid ABC transporter permease — translated: MQDFVQHLINGVSLGSIYALIALGYTMVYGILKMINFAHSDVYMVGAFAAYYFARWLGIENNPGFSTLLTLIVITMICCSLLGLVIERLAYRPLRNSPKLNVLITAIGVSLFLQYSGQVVFGADPKVFPEVMKDFVILSIGIVEIRSFDVTVLGVGIVAMLGLQFLLFKTKIGRAMRAVSANPMVASLMGVNPDRIIAFTFIVGSSLAGIGSVLVGMKYPKIDPLMGMMIGMKAFVAAVLGGIGNVGGAVLGAMIMGLSEEMVVAYLSSTYRDALAFGILIVILIFKPAGLLGKYSVEKV
- the pfkA gene encoding 6-phosphofructokinase → MAQFDKKIQKIGVYTSGGDAPGMNAAIRAVVRVGISQKLEVYGIHNGYVGMIDNKIEPLQLRDMANIIQRGGTMLKTGRSTEFMRPEGRARAAQNIKNLGLDALVCIGGDGSFRGAHALWEEHQIPVVGVPGTIDNDIFGSDKTIGFDTAVNTALEAIDRIRDTAASHDRLFIVEVMGRNSGFIASHVGLAGGAEEIFTPDANTTVEKAIDRINEAKSRGKTSSIIITAEGQKPGRAYDLADAIRKKSGMDAKVCILGHQQRGGSPTAADRILASRMGAAAVDALFKGYCDVMIGTEGERLIQVPLELVYKNEKKNQLDLISLASVLAT
- a CDS encoding ABC transporter ATP-binding protein; this translates as MSDVLLEARKITMQFGGLKAVDSLEFQIKKGQLAGLIGPNGAGKTTVFNMLTGVYQPTSGEVTMEGQSLKGLAPYEISHRGVTRTFQNIRLFKNLTVLDNVLIAGHQHVRYGLFDTLFQTDSFRVDEQRLQEKAIDLLKIFKLHDKAHKPATSLPYGEQRKLEIVRALATDPKIILLDEPAAGMNHSETHHLMETIAKIREDFKLTVLLIEHDMKLVMGICENIIVLDHGVKIEEGAPQKVQSSQRVIEAYLGVEEAE
- a CDS encoding ABC transporter substrate-binding protein; its protein translation is MKKLLLALILVLPLVSGCTKKENEIVIGEYDSLTGSDATFGLSSNKGVRLALDEINAAGGVKGKKISLVTLDDQGKNEEAASAVTRLITQNNVVAIIGGVASGRSKAAAPIAQSNKVPFVSPASTNPDVTKAGDYVFRVCFIDPFQGMVMAKFAKENLKIKKAAILRDVKNDYSVGLADVFAAEFKKGGGEIVADLSYQAGDIDFKAQLTQIRSKNPEAIYVPGYYTEVGLIAQQARQLGVKVPLMGGDGWDSDKLYEIGKEAINGNYYSNHYTTESTDPAVTEFIKKFKAKYNETPDALAALGYDAAKILVAAIERAPDLSGKAIRDELSKTKDFPGVTGKISLNENRDAVKSAVVIQVDGNNRKFVTTINP
- a CDS encoding ABC transporter ATP-binding protein yields the protein MNPLLTVENLDVYYGSIHALKGINFTVNEGEVVSLIGANGAGKTTTLRAISGIVSSQGNIRFRGEDLNKVSTFKRVGLGIAQSPEGRGVFPQMSVRENLEMGAYSRSDKAKIKQDLEMCLTLFPRMKERISQMAGTLSGGEQQMLAISRALMAKPRLLLLDEPSLGLAPLIVAQIFEIVKKLNQEEGMTVLLVEQNARMALKISHRAYVLECGRIVMQDSAQSLLNNDEVRKSYLGV
- a CDS encoding HU family DNA-binding protein, which produces MNKAQLIEKIATETKVSKAQAEAILDCAVENIKKSVKKGDDVKLVGFGTFTKAKRKARTGRNPQTGKAIKIPAAWAPKFRAGAEFKSMVK
- a CDS encoding branched-chain amino acid ABC transporter permease — its product is MKALKNPALALICLAVLGIGLDFGVNAYIKLILLFATVNCLLSMSLNLVNGYTGQFSLGHAGFMAIGAYFSAYASTKWGFLPESLQLVQSFVFVIGAGLAAAAAGFLVGLPSLRLKGDYLAIVTLGFGEIIRVALLNMDFLGGPRGLSGIPSVGSFPFAFMFASVWLVICFFTIWRVMHSSHGRGFLSVREDEIAAEAMGINTTRMKVKAFVLSSFFAGVAGALFAHFTNFINPSSFTFLQSVNAVIMVVLGGMGSMTGSIVAAIIITVLPEALRPLQELTGVDLRMVIYSLALILMMILRPKGLFGDMEFSDVWRKYVRRSA